The Maylandia zebra isolate NMK-2024a linkage group LG4, Mzebra_GT3a, whole genome shotgun sequence genome includes a window with the following:
- the timm29 gene encoding mitochondrial import inner membrane translocase subunit Tim29, which yields MASFRVARMMFSSAAEAAAPPGTASRWERLKNSKVGVWCRSLLSDYKEACREAVVGAWERPLRTSVYVTLLGGAWACFYTKPDRLSFDDALLKRSNQLGLLSPWIRSGISDVHVQSLVKLRNEGRLCHASLGLLSVVYYADYDPDAMLYEAQCSNLSVPWREIPQRVLDIGFAGNWWILSSKMKDYDVNEDEFKQLPVHMQVTSTPSVKEVERNEKLHRDSWLPVSVEDKGDKN from the exons ATGGCCTCGTTTCGTGTAGCGAGGATGATGTTCAGCTCTGCGGCGGAAGCAGCGGCGCCTCCGGGCACAGCGAGCCGCTGGGAGCGGCTGAAAAACAGCAAAGTAG GTGTGTGGTGTCGCAGCCTGCTCTCTGACTACAAAGAAGCGTGCAGAGAGGCGGTAGTTGGCGCCTGGGAGAGACCACTCCGAACATCAGTGTATGTGACGCTGTTGGGCGGTGCCTGGGCCTGCTTCTACACCAAACCTGACCGCTTGTCCTTCGACGACGCCCTGCTGAAACGTTCCAACCAGCTGGGACTGCTGTCCCCTTGGATCCGCAGCGGCATCTCTGATGTCCATGTACAGAGTCTGGTGAAGCTCCGTAATGAGGGCCGCCTCTGCCATGCCAGCCTGGGTCTTCTGTCTGTGGTGTACTACGCTGACTACGACCCGGACGCCATGCTGTATGAAGCCCAGTGCTCTAACTTGTCAGTACCCTGGAGGGAGATCCCTCAGCGGGTGTTGGACATTGGCTTTGCTGGCAACTGGTGGATCCTTAGCTCAAAGATGAAGGACTATGACGTGAACGAGGATGAATTCAAGCAATTGCCGGTGCACATGCAGGTAACGTCAACACCCAGCGTCAAGGAGGTGGAAAGGAATGAGAAGTTGCACAGAGATTCGTGGTTACCAGTGAGCGTGGAGGACAAGGGAGACAAAAACTAA